From Mycolicibacterium nivoides, a single genomic window includes:
- a CDS encoding acyl-CoA thioesterase yields the protein MHPLDNALELEPSGDGRWRGQTVPEWANMVGPFGGITAATLVRAVELHPQRHGRPIALTVNYVAPIADGEFDIVTRAVKTNRSNQHWIVELSQDGEVKTTATAVFGLRRQGWSDTEITAPQAPAPEDIVPSVPPFGVVWFDNYDMRFVDGALPSPSEVPVESPTSTTTLWVRNTPSRPMDFAALASVSDIFYPRVFLRHGQFVPAGTVTITVYFHADDEQLAVQGDDFVLATARAHKFSGGYFDQSAHLFGRTGVLLATSHQFVYFKA from the coding sequence GTGCATCCCTTGGACAACGCCCTTGAACTCGAACCCTCCGGTGACGGCCGGTGGCGCGGGCAGACGGTGCCGGAGTGGGCCAACATGGTCGGCCCCTTCGGCGGTATCACGGCCGCCACGCTCGTGCGGGCGGTCGAGTTGCACCCGCAACGGCACGGCCGGCCCATCGCCCTGACGGTGAACTACGTGGCGCCGATCGCCGACGGCGAGTTCGATATCGTGACCAGGGCCGTCAAGACCAACCGGTCCAATCAGCACTGGATCGTCGAGCTCAGCCAGGACGGCGAGGTCAAGACCACCGCCACCGCGGTGTTCGGACTGCGACGGCAAGGATGGTCGGACACCGAGATCACCGCGCCGCAGGCCCCGGCGCCCGAGGACATCGTGCCGTCGGTCCCGCCGTTCGGCGTGGTGTGGTTCGACAACTATGACATGCGGTTCGTCGACGGGGCGCTGCCCAGTCCCAGCGAAGTCCCCGTGGAATCGCCGACATCCACCACAACCCTGTGGGTGCGCAACACGCCTTCCAGGCCAATGGATTTCGCCGCTTTGGCCTCGGTGAGCGACATCTTCTATCCGCGGGTCTTCCTGCGCCACGGCCAGTTCGTACCGGCCGGCACGGTGACGATCACGGTGTACTTCCACGCCGACGACGAGCAGTTGGCCGTCCAGGGAGACGACTTCGTCCTCGCCACCGCGCGGGCGCACAAGTTCTCGGGCGGATACTTCGACCAGAGCGCGCACCTGTTCGGCCGCACCGGCGTCCTACTGGCCACCAGTCACCAGTTCGTCTACTTCAAGGCCTGA